The following are from one region of the Streptomyces rubrogriseus genome:
- a CDS encoding glycosyltransferase family 2 protein — translation MNAVTTSPAPDVDVVLPCLNEAGALPWVLARIPAGWRALVVDNGSTDGSADLARSLGATVVTEPRRGFGAACHAGLTAATADVVCFCDCDASLDPGLLTPFVREIRAGTSDLVLGRRRPRARGAWPVHARAGNLALARMLRRRTGLRLHDLGPLRAARRERLLGLGLTDRRSGYPLQMVVRAADAGWRIAEHDVPYLPRTGASKVTGTWRGTWHAVRDMRRVLAEPPGRPVPSDAAHEGNSR, via the coding sequence GTGAACGCCGTGACCACCTCGCCCGCTCCGGACGTCGACGTCGTACTCCCCTGCCTGAACGAGGCCGGAGCCCTCCCCTGGGTCCTGGCCCGCATCCCGGCCGGCTGGCGTGCGCTCGTCGTCGACAACGGCTCCACCGACGGCTCGGCGGACCTCGCCCGCTCGCTCGGCGCCACGGTCGTGACCGAGCCGCGACGCGGTTTCGGCGCCGCCTGCCACGCCGGACTGACCGCCGCGACCGCCGACGTCGTCTGCTTCTGCGACTGCGACGCCTCCCTCGACCCGGGCCTGCTGACGCCCTTCGTCCGCGAGATCCGCGCCGGGACCTCCGACCTGGTCCTCGGCCGCCGACGACCGCGGGCCAGGGGCGCGTGGCCGGTGCACGCCCGCGCCGGCAACCTCGCCCTGGCCCGGATGCTGCGCCGCCGCACCGGCCTGCGGCTGCACGACCTCGGCCCGCTGCGCGCCGCCCGCCGCGAACGGCTCCTCGGCCTCGGCCTGACCGACCGGCGCAGCGGCTACCCGCTGCAGATGGTCGTCCGCGCCGCCGACGCGGGCTGGCGGATCGCCGAGCACGACGTCCCGTACCTGCCCCGCACCGGCGCCTCGAAGGTGACCGGGACCTGGCGCGGCACCTGGCACGCGGTGCGGGACATGCGCCGCGTGCTGGCCGAGCCGCCCGGCCGGCCGGTGCCGAGTGACGCGGCCCACGAAGGGAACTCACGGTGA
- a CDS encoding FtsX-like permease family protein, with protein sequence MLHLALRMAAHRITALLAVACAVLGGAALLTTTGVLAESGLRSQLPPGRLGGADVVVAADQEFHPSGDLPIALPERATVPARLVDRLAALPGVTAAVGDLGFPAALLDGRGRPVPVAQDPVTAGHGWSSTRLLARRAGRGAGAVRGEGVAVDAAAADAAGLAVGDRVRVVANGRPAAAYRISALVDAPGAGGGVWFADRTAAALAGRGTGSEGPRAGTVDLVGLLAADGAGERVADAVRAEVAGTDLRVTTGADRGEAVAPGVGSARSLLILLAGSLGGIVLLITGFVVAGALGVTIAGQRRDLALMRAVGATPRQIRRLAAGQSTVVAALALVPGVTVGYLLAGYFRELLADRDVLPPELPLTVSPLPALATLLLIAAAVQLSARCAAWRTSRMPATEAVAESRSEPRTPSRARTGAGLLLILGACALSVVPLLSRTVLGASVTSIAGILAAIGLAMCGPALVRSAGEAAVRRLRPGVAAPTWLALSNVRAYALRLSGVVSPLAMGVVFVLTYTLTQTTVLAATSDDTRTGTLAQYELTAPALGGLPDGTLSAVRDVPGVRAAAPAGTTTVVWEYEELGEPAVESASAMILTPDARDVLDLGVTDGGLDRLTGATVAVSAEAARTRDAGLGKRVRLVLGDGARVEARVVAVYDRGLGFGPVVLSRQLAAGHTTTDLDQRVLVRTDGTLRAGTDLAALAAYRPGLAVAGTAADATGADAPPEVWINLAVVVVLLGYLLLSIANKLVAATAQRRTEIAALRLVGTTPRQIRAMMRREATVIAAAALVSGLLLSAVPLALLGQGLLGHPWPAGPAWLLPAVAATVALTSYLTTELPTRHALRTPPADGLRAG encoded by the coding sequence ATGCTGCACCTCGCCCTGCGGATGGCCGCGCACCGGATCACCGCCCTGCTCGCCGTGGCGTGCGCGGTCCTCGGCGGCGCGGCCCTGCTCACCACCACCGGCGTGCTCGCCGAGTCCGGGCTGCGTTCGCAGCTGCCGCCCGGGCGGCTCGGCGGCGCGGACGTCGTGGTCGCCGCCGACCAGGAGTTCCACCCGAGCGGGGACCTGCCGATCGCACTGCCCGAGCGGGCCACCGTCCCGGCCCGGCTCGTCGACCGGCTGGCCGCCCTGCCCGGCGTCACCGCGGCCGTCGGCGACCTCGGCTTCCCGGCGGCGCTCCTCGACGGGCGCGGACGGCCCGTCCCCGTCGCGCAGGACCCGGTGACGGCGGGGCACGGCTGGTCCTCGACCCGGCTGCTGGCTCGGCGCGCGGGTCGAGGGGCGGGCGCCGTCCGGGGCGAAGGGGTCGCCGTGGACGCGGCGGCGGCCGACGCGGCGGGCCTCGCGGTGGGCGACCGGGTCCGGGTCGTGGCCAACGGCCGTCCCGCCGCCGCCTACCGGATCTCGGCGCTGGTCGACGCCCCGGGTGCGGGCGGCGGCGTCTGGTTCGCGGACCGGACGGCCGCCGCGCTGGCCGGGCGCGGCACCGGGAGCGAAGGCCCGCGCGCGGGGACCGTGGACCTGGTCGGCCTGCTGGCCGCCGACGGCGCCGGGGAGCGGGTGGCCGACGCCGTCCGCGCGGAGGTCGCGGGCACGGACCTCCGGGTGACCACCGGTGCGGACCGGGGCGAGGCGGTGGCGCCGGGCGTGGGTTCGGCGCGCTCGCTGCTGATCCTGCTCGCCGGTTCGCTCGGCGGGATCGTGCTGCTGATCACCGGGTTCGTCGTCGCGGGCGCGCTGGGCGTGACCATCGCCGGGCAGCGCCGCGACCTGGCGCTGATGCGGGCGGTCGGCGCGACGCCGAGGCAGATCCGGCGGCTGGCCGCCGGGCAGTCGACGGTCGTCGCGGCCCTCGCCCTGGTGCCGGGCGTGACGGTCGGCTACCTGCTGGCCGGCTACTTCCGCGAGCTGCTGGCCGACCGCGACGTACTCCCACCCGAACTCCCCCTCACCGTCAGCCCGTTGCCCGCCCTCGCCACACTGCTCCTGATCGCGGCGGCCGTGCAGCTCTCCGCCCGGTGCGCGGCCTGGCGCACCTCGCGGATGCCGGCCACCGAGGCGGTCGCCGAGTCGCGCAGCGAGCCGCGCACCCCGTCGCGGGCACGGACCGGGGCCGGCCTGCTGCTGATCCTCGGCGCCTGCGCTCTCTCGGTGGTGCCGCTGCTGTCCCGGACGGTCCTCGGCGCCTCGGTCACCTCCATCGCGGGCATCCTCGCCGCGATCGGGCTGGCGATGTGCGGCCCGGCGCTGGTCAGGAGCGCGGGCGAGGCCGCCGTACGGCGGCTGCGGCCCGGGGTGGCGGCGCCGACGTGGCTGGCGCTGTCCAACGTACGGGCCTACGCGCTGCGGCTGTCCGGTGTGGTCAGCCCGCTGGCCATGGGCGTCGTCTTCGTCCTGACGTACACGCTCACCCAGACCACGGTGCTGGCCGCCACCTCCGACGACACCCGCACCGGCACGCTCGCCCAGTACGAGCTGACGGCACCGGCGCTGGGCGGGCTGCCCGACGGCACCCTGTCCGCCGTGCGGGACGTGCCCGGCGTACGGGCCGCGGCGCCGGCCGGGACGACCACGGTGGTGTGGGAGTACGAGGAGCTGGGCGAGCCCGCGGTCGAGTCCGCCTCGGCGATGATCCTCACACCGGACGCCCGGGACGTCCTCGACCTCGGCGTGACGGACGGCGGCCTGGACCGGCTGACCGGGGCGACGGTCGCCGTCAGCGCCGAGGCCGCCCGCACGCGGGACGCCGGGCTCGGGAAGCGGGTGCGCCTGGTGCTCGGCGACGGGGCGCGCGTCGAGGCCCGGGTCGTCGCCGTGTACGACCGGGGGCTGGGCTTCGGCCCGGTCGTCCTCTCCCGGCAACTGGCCGCCGGGCACACCACGACCGACCTGGACCAGCGGGTCCTGGTCCGCACCGACGGCACGTTGCGGGCCGGGACGGACCTGGCCGCGCTGGCCGCCTACCGACCCGGCCTCGCCGTCGCGGGCACCGCCGCGGACGCCACGGGGGCGGACGCGCCGCCCGAGGTGTGGATCAACCTGGCGGTGGTCGTGGTGCTCCTCGGCTATCTGCTGCTGAGCATCGCCAACAAGCTGGTCGCCGCCACCGCCCAGCGCCGCACGGAGATCGCCGCGCTGCGCCTGGTCGGCACGACGCCCCGGCAGATCCGCGCGATGATGCGCCGCGAGGCCACGGTGATCGCCGCCGCGGCCCTCGTCTCCGGCCTCCTGCTGTCCGCCGTCCCCCTGGCCCTCCTCGGCCAGGGCCTCCTCGGCCACCCCTGGCCGGCGGGCCCCGCCTGGCTGCTCCCGGCGGTGGCGGCGACGGTGGCGCTGACGTCGTACCTCACGACCGAGCTACCCACCCGCCACGCCCTGCGCACACCTCCGGCGGACGGGCTGCGGGCGGGCTGA
- a CDS encoding response regulator transcription factor, protein MLVVDDDPTVAEVVAGYLDRAGYRVDRAGDGPDALALAAGHRPDLVVLDLMLPGMDGLEVCRRLRGRGPVPVIMLTARGDEDDRVLGLEVGADDYVTKPFSPRELVLRVESVLRRTRPAPAPRPPSAAGLTADPTARRATKDGAELALTLREFDLLVFFLRHPGRAFAREELMREVWGWDFGDLSTVTVHVRRLRGKVEDDPARPRLIQTVWGVGYRFDPAGREAD, encoded by the coding sequence ATCCTCGTCGTGGACGACGATCCCACCGTCGCCGAGGTCGTGGCCGGGTACCTCGACCGGGCCGGCTACCGCGTCGACCGGGCCGGTGACGGCCCGGACGCGCTCGCGCTGGCCGCCGGGCACCGTCCCGACCTGGTGGTGCTCGACCTGATGCTGCCCGGCATGGATGGACTGGAGGTGTGCCGGCGGCTGCGCGGCCGGGGGCCGGTGCCGGTCATCATGCTGACCGCCCGGGGCGACGAGGACGACCGCGTCCTCGGTCTGGAGGTCGGCGCCGACGACTACGTGACCAAGCCGTTCAGCCCGCGGGAGCTGGTGCTGCGGGTGGAGTCCGTCCTGCGCCGCACCCGGCCCGCCCCGGCGCCGCGCCCGCCGTCCGCGGCCGGCCTGACCGCCGACCCGACCGCCCGCAGGGCCACCAAGGACGGCGCCGAACTGGCCCTGACCCTGCGCGAGTTCGATCTGCTCGTCTTCTTCCTGCGGCATCCGGGGCGGGCGTTCGCCCGGGAGGAGCTGATGCGTGAGGTGTGGGGCTGGGACTTCGGGGACCTGTCCACCGTCACCGTCCACGTCCGGCGGCTGCGCGGCAAGGTCGAGGACGATCCGGCCCGGCCCCGGCTGATCCAGACGGTGTGGGGCGTGGGCTACCGCTTCGACCCCGCGGGCCGGGAGGCGGACTGA
- a CDS encoding ABC transporter ATP-binding protein, with the protein MSTAVPAATVTGRRAPAIALDRVARTYPGGVRALDEVSLTVEHGTFLAVMGPSGSGKSTLMHCAAGLDSPTSGSVRIDGREISGLNETRRTELRRERVGFVFQAYNLIPSLSVEDNITLPLRLAGRRPDGDWLRALTERVGLADRLSHRPAELSGGQQQRAAVVRALAAKPAVVFADEPTGALDLRSAHQVLGLLRALVDDLGQTVVMVTHDPAAAARAHRALVMADGRVVEALERPTAPQLAERLVALGER; encoded by the coding sequence ATGAGCACCGCCGTCCCGGCCGCGACCGTCACCGGGCGCCGGGCGCCCGCCATCGCCCTGGACCGGGTCGCCCGGACCTACCCGGGCGGTGTCCGCGCGCTCGACGAGGTGTCGCTGACCGTGGAGCACGGCACGTTCCTCGCGGTGATGGGGCCCTCGGGCTCCGGCAAGAGCACCCTGATGCACTGCGCCGCCGGGCTGGACTCCCCGACCTCGGGCAGCGTCCGCATCGACGGGCGGGAGATCTCCGGTCTGAACGAGACCCGGCGCACCGAACTGCGCCGCGAACGCGTCGGGTTCGTCTTCCAGGCGTACAACCTCATCCCCTCGCTCAGCGTCGAGGACAACATCACGCTGCCGCTGCGCCTGGCGGGACGGCGCCCGGACGGCGACTGGCTGCGCGCGCTGACCGAGCGGGTGGGGCTGGCCGACCGGCTGTCGCACCGCCCCGCCGAGCTGTCCGGCGGCCAGCAGCAACGGGCCGCCGTCGTGCGGGCGCTGGCGGCGAAGCCCGCCGTCGTCTTCGCGGACGAGCCGACCGGCGCGCTGGACCTGCGCAGCGCCCACCAGGTGCTCGGCCTGCTGCGCGCCCTCGTCGACGACCTGGGTCAGACGGTGGTCATGGTCACCCACGACCCGGCCGCCGCGGCCCGCGCGCACCGGGCGCTGGTGATGGCCGACGGCCGGGTGGTCGAGGCCCTGGAGCGGCCGACGGCCCCGCAACTGGCCGAGCGTCTCGTCGCGTTGGGAGAGCGGTAG
- a CDS encoding sensor histidine kinase, whose amino-acid sequence MHATLLIALYAFAGAAATGLVGAAVLRLIRRRSLTASLAVVAAVAVLAMLAGTLAVAWAMFLSPHDLSVVTTVVAMAAVVSLATALLLGRWVVARSRELTAAARSFGVDGDYAAPSTPATAELDALSRELAATSARLAESRERERALETSRRELVAWISHDLRTPLAGLRAMSEALEDGVAADPDRYLRQIRAEVERLNDMVGDLFELSRIHAGTLVLAPARISLYDLVGDALAGADPLARRHGVRLVGDAVAAVPVEVDGKEMSRVLGNLLVNAIRRTPADGTVAVAAERSADGVVVSVTDGCGGIPEEDLPRVFDTGWRGTHARTPPAGAGLGLAIVRGIVEAHRGRATVRNIPGGCRFEVTLPPAEA is encoded by the coding sequence GTGCACGCCACCCTCCTCATCGCCCTCTACGCCTTCGCGGGCGCCGCCGCCACCGGCCTGGTGGGGGCGGCCGTGCTGCGGCTGATCCGGCGTCGCTCGCTGACCGCGTCGCTCGCCGTGGTGGCCGCGGTCGCCGTCCTCGCGATGCTGGCGGGCACGCTGGCCGTCGCCTGGGCGATGTTCCTGTCCCCGCACGACCTGTCCGTCGTCACGACCGTCGTGGCGATGGCGGCCGTCGTCTCGCTGGCCACCGCGCTGCTGCTGGGCCGCTGGGTGGTCGCCCGCAGCCGCGAACTGACGGCCGCGGCACGGTCCTTCGGCGTCGACGGGGACTACGCCGCCCCCAGCACCCCGGCGACCGCCGAACTGGACGCGCTCAGCCGCGAACTGGCGGCCACCAGCGCCCGGCTCGCCGAGTCCCGCGAGCGCGAGCGCGCCCTGGAGACCTCCCGGCGCGAGCTGGTCGCCTGGATCTCGCACGACCTGCGCACCCCGCTGGCCGGGCTGCGCGCCATGTCCGAGGCGCTGGAGGACGGGGTCGCCGCCGACCCCGACCGCTACCTGCGGCAGATCCGCGCCGAGGTGGAACGCCTCAACGACATGGTCGGCGACCTCTTCGAACTCTCCCGCATCCACGCCGGCACGCTCGTCCTCGCCCCGGCCCGGATCTCGCTCTACGACCTGGTCGGCGACGCCCTGGCGGGCGCGGACCCGCTCGCGCGCCGGCACGGCGTACGGCTGGTCGGCGACGCGGTGGCGGCCGTACCGGTCGAGGTGGACGGCAAGGAGATGAGCCGGGTGCTGGGCAACCTGCTGGTCAACGCGATCCGCCGGACCCCGGCCGACGGCACGGTCGCGGTCGCCGCCGAGCGGTCCGCCGACGGCGTGGTGGTCTCCGTGACCGACGGCTGCGGCGGCATCCCCGAGGAGGACCTGCCGCGGGTCTTCGACACCGGCTGGCGCGGCACCCACGCCCGTACGCCCCCGGCCGGGGCGGGCCTGGGCCTCGCCATCGTCCGCGGCATCGTCGAGGCCCACCGGGGCCGGGCCACGGTCCGCAACATCCCCGGCGGCTGCCGCTTCGAGGTGACCCTGCCGCCGGCGGAGGCCTGA
- a CDS encoding sensor histidine kinase, translating into MTVPVASVRETAVRTLRAARAATGQLVGGLGTAFQALGVLVLLAVAAVTAPAGLGLLLAPGALRALHALARRERERLSGRGIEIVPPDPPPTRLRLALADPTTRRELGWLVRHATLGLLLGLLGLLLPLCAVRDTTFPLWWRLSPGEATTTSIGIGTAHGWPDALAATLLGVGWTAIVLGLGPGMARLQAAPARRLLVAGPGTDLSLRVAELTATRAAALDAHATELRRIERSLHDGAQNRLVSVTVLLGAARRMAARDPAGADELLERAQSAAEQALAELRQVARGILPPVLADRGLAGALSGLAADCGVPCRVEADVPERCAASVEATAYFVVAEALTNIAKHSGAARASVTARARGGRLRLLVEDDGRGGADEDGGSGLTGIRRRVAALDGTLRLTSPPGGPTVLDVDLPCGR; encoded by the coding sequence ATGACGGTCCCGGTCGCGTCCGTGCGGGAGACCGCCGTACGGACCCTGCGCGCCGCCCGTGCCGCGACGGGGCAGCTCGTCGGCGGGCTCGGTACGGCGTTCCAGGCACTGGGCGTGCTGGTGCTGCTGGCGGTGGCCGCCGTGACCGCGCCGGCCGGCCTGGGGCTGCTGCTCGCCCCCGGCGCACTGCGCGCCCTGCACGCCCTCGCCCGCCGGGAACGCGAACGCCTGTCCGGCCGGGGCATCGAGATCGTCCCGCCCGATCCGCCGCCCACCCGGCTGCGGCTCGCCCTGGCCGACCCCACCACCCGGCGCGAGTTGGGCTGGCTGGTCCGGCACGCCACCCTGGGGTTGCTGCTGGGCCTGCTCGGCCTGCTGCTGCCGCTGTGCGCCGTCCGGGACACCACCTTCCCGCTGTGGTGGCGGCTGAGCCCCGGGGAGGCGACGACCACGTCCATCGGCATCGGCACCGCCCACGGCTGGCCGGACGCGCTCGCGGCGACGCTGCTGGGTGTCGGCTGGACCGCGATCGTGCTGGGCCTCGGCCCGGGCATGGCACGCCTCCAGGCCGCCCCGGCCCGGCGCCTGCTGGTGGCCGGCCCGGGCACGGACCTGTCCCTGCGGGTGGCCGAACTGACCGCGACCCGGGCCGCGGCCCTGGACGCGCACGCCACCGAGCTGCGCCGGATCGAACGGTCCCTGCACGACGGCGCGCAGAACCGGCTGGTGTCGGTGACGGTGCTGCTGGGCGCGGCGCGCCGGATGGCGGCGCGGGACCCGGCGGGCGCCGACGAACTGCTGGAGCGGGCGCAGTCCGCCGCCGAGCAGGCCCTGGCGGAGCTGCGCCAGGTGGCGCGGGGCATCCTGCCGCCGGTGCTGGCCGACCGCGGCCTCGCGGGCGCGCTGTCGGGCCTCGCGGCGGACTGCGGGGTGCCGTGCCGCGTCGAGGCCGACGTGCCCGAGCGGTGCGCGGCGTCGGTCGAGGCGACGGCGTACTTCGTGGTGGCCGAGGCGCTCACCAACATCGCGAAGCACAGCGGCGCCGCCCGCGCCTCGGTCACGGCCCGGGCCCGTGGGGGCCGGCTGCGCCTGCTGGTCGAGGACGACGGCCGGGGCGGCGCCGACGAGGACGGCGGCTCGGGTCTGACCGGCATCCGCCGCCGCGTCGCGGCACTGGACGGCACCCTCCGGCTGACCAGCCCGCCCGGCGGCCCCACCGTCCTGGACGTGGACCTGCCCTGCGGGCGGTGA
- a CDS encoding TIGR04282 family arsenosugar biosynthesis glycosyltransferase translates to MNTLLVIAKEPRPGRVKTRLTPPFTPVEAAALAEEALADTLAVVAATPARRRVLVLDGAPGPWLPPGFDVVPQCAGGLDARLADAFAGCTGPALLIGMDTPQVTPGLLDVDFHDCDAYFGPAEDGGFWALGLARPEPALLRGVPMSTPVTGAVQRERLVAAGLRVRDLPPLRDVDTAADARAVAALAPDGRFAARLAACAPVADRRRASR, encoded by the coding sequence GTGAACACCCTCCTCGTCATCGCCAAGGAGCCGCGTCCCGGCCGGGTCAAGACCCGGCTCACCCCGCCCTTCACGCCCGTCGAGGCGGCCGCGCTGGCCGAGGAGGCCCTCGCCGACACCCTGGCCGTCGTCGCCGCGACGCCCGCGCGGCGCCGGGTGCTGGTGCTCGACGGCGCCCCCGGCCCCTGGCTGCCGCCGGGCTTCGACGTCGTACCGCAGTGCGCGGGCGGTCTCGACGCCCGCCTCGCGGACGCGTTCGCCGGCTGCACGGGGCCGGCCCTGCTGATCGGGATGGACACCCCGCAGGTGACGCCCGGCCTCCTCGACGTGGACTTCCACGACTGCGACGCGTACTTCGGCCCGGCCGAGGACGGCGGTTTCTGGGCGCTGGGCCTGGCCCGGCCCGAACCCGCGCTGCTGCGGGGCGTACCCATGTCGACGCCGGTGACCGGGGCCGTGCAGCGCGAGCGGCTCGTGGCGGCGGGACTGCGGGTACGGGACCTGCCGCCGCTGCGCGACGTCGACACCGCCGCCGACGCCCGCGCCGTCGCCGCCCTGGCCCCGGACGGCCGGTTCGCCGCCCGGCTGGCGGCCTGCGCACCGGTGGCCGACCGGCGGCGGGCGAGCCGGTGA
- a CDS encoding glycosyltransferase family 39 protein, which translates to MTRPRSCPDLYAAAAAALLVTAAVLVGRYVYTYDDLIVGWPPLLGRWDPHLGPGTPAAVLVAAGVVAYGPAVAARLPWRALLPAAWGTALAWTWSLALIDGWDRGIAGRLTTSQEYLSVVDRWHDVPATLRDFNGHILLHSPDNWPAHVAGHPPGATLTYVLLDRIGLDGGGWAGALTITVGATACVAVLVTVRALTGERLARRAAPFLALAPAAVWMGTSADGYFAAVAAWAVALLALAVTRRSPGWAAGSGLLFGLTCYLSYGLTLFAVIAAAVLVLGRRGVRERPVLLAALLAGAAVVPVAFTAAGFDWWEAYRLLVTRYYEGAAGVRPYGYWVWANLACTVLITGLATVAGLRRAGGVLVRRRAGGERADGARAGEVRLAFLVAAGLLALLAADLSGMSKAETERIWLPFALWLLAACAFLNRPRGWLTAQAVLALLVNHLVATGW; encoded by the coding sequence GTGACCCGCCCCCGCTCCTGCCCCGACCTGTACGCCGCCGCGGCGGCCGCGCTCCTCGTGACGGCCGCCGTCCTGGTCGGCCGGTACGTGTACACCTATGACGACCTGATCGTCGGCTGGCCGCCCCTGCTGGGCCGCTGGGACCCGCACCTGGGCCCCGGCACCCCGGCGGCGGTCCTGGTGGCTGCTGGGGTGGTGGCGTACGGCCCGGCCGTCGCCGCCCGGCTGCCGTGGCGCGCGCTGCTCCCGGCGGCCTGGGGGACGGCGCTGGCGTGGACCTGGTCGCTGGCCCTGATCGACGGATGGGACCGCGGCATCGCCGGACGGCTCACCACGAGCCAGGAGTACCTCTCGGTCGTCGACCGCTGGCACGACGTCCCGGCGACCCTGCGTGACTTCAACGGCCACATCCTGCTCCACTCCCCCGACAACTGGCCCGCCCACGTCGCCGGTCACCCGCCCGGGGCCACGCTGACCTACGTGCTGCTGGACCGGATCGGGCTCGACGGCGGGGGCTGGGCCGGGGCCCTGACCATCACCGTGGGCGCGACGGCCTGCGTGGCGGTGCTGGTCACGGTGCGGGCCCTGACCGGCGAGCGGCTCGCCCGGCGGGCGGCGCCCTTCCTGGCCCTGGCACCGGCCGCGGTGTGGATGGGCACGTCCGCCGACGGCTACTTCGCGGCGGTCGCCGCGTGGGCGGTGGCGCTGCTCGCCCTCGCGGTCACCCGGCGCTCACCGGGGTGGGCGGCCGGCTCGGGACTGCTGTTCGGGCTGACCTGCTACCTCTCGTACGGTCTGACGCTGTTCGCGGTGATCGCGGCGGCGGTGCTCGTGCTCGGCCGGCGCGGGGTGCGGGAGCGCCCGGTGCTGCTCGCGGCGCTCCTGGCGGGGGCGGCCGTGGTGCCGGTGGCGTTCACGGCGGCCGGGTTCGACTGGTGGGAGGCGTACCGCCTGCTGGTCACCCGCTACTACGAGGGCGCGGCCGGTGTCCGCCCCTACGGGTACTGGGTGTGGGCCAACCTCGCCTGCACGGTGCTCATCACCGGCCTGGCGACGGTGGCGGGACTGCGGCGGGCCGGGGGCGTACTGGTCCGGCGCCGGGCCGGGGGCGAGCGGGCGGACGGGGCGCGGGCCGGGGAGGTCCGTCTGGCGTTCCTCGTGGCCGCCGGACTGCTCGCCCTGCTGGCCGCCGACCTGTCCGGCATGAGCAAGGCGGAGACGGAGCGCATCTGGCTCCCCTTCGCCCTGTGGCTCCTCGCGGCCTGCGCGTTCCTCAACCGGCCGCGCGGATGGCTGACGGCGCAGGCGGTACTGGCGCTGCTCGTGAACCACCTGGTGGCGACCGGCTGGTGA
- a CDS encoding cold-shock protein — translation MASGTVKWFNAEKGFGFIAQDGGGADVFAHYSNIATQGFRELQEGQRVNFDVTQGQKGPQAENIVPA, via the coding sequence ATGGCTTCCGGTACCGTGAAGTGGTTCAACGCCGAAAAGGGCTTCGGTTTCATCGCGCAGGACGGCGGCGGCGCCGACGTCTTCGCCCACTACTCGAACATCGCCACCCAGGGCTTCCGCGAGCTCCAGGAGGGCCAGCGGGTGAACTTCGACGTCACGCAGGGCCAGAAGGGCCCGCAGGCGGAGAACATCGTTCCCGCGTAA
- a CDS encoding molybdopterin-dependent oxidoreductase, translating into MRDLAPRLPSSPGFWRSPLRGPWFTSVLGLVLLVGITVLFVTGLVSYAAYNPGLDPVNDKTPDKGLLGFYLFAWPTDPPWLYRLTQGVHVTLGLVLIPVLLAKLWSVVPRLFTLPPVRSLAHALERISLLLLVGGALFEFVTGVLNIQLEYLFPGSFYPLHFYGAWVFFAAFVAHAVLKTPIALRNLRAMREERDDLVSPRPAAPTVSRRGALWFVGGGSLLMFATNAGRSFDGPLRATAVLSPHGGPEPGGGPNGFQINKTAAHVGIDPAETGEDTWRLVVTGRSGTVRLSRAELLAMEQHSAALPIACVEGWSTSDQWWRGVRLRDLAARVGHEDDPPDVFVESLQRRGAFRSGALRANQVADPRSLLALYVNGEELSPDHGHPARIIVPAAPGVLNTKWVARMTFGDLG; encoded by the coding sequence ATGCGCGACCTCGCCCCACGGCTCCCCTCCTCGCCGGGTTTCTGGCGCAGCCCGCTGCGCGGGCCCTGGTTCACCTCGGTGCTCGGCCTCGTCCTGCTCGTCGGCATCACGGTGCTGTTCGTGACGGGTCTGGTGTCCTACGCCGCCTACAACCCCGGTCTGGACCCGGTCAACGACAAGACCCCGGACAAGGGGCTCCTCGGCTTCTACCTCTTCGCCTGGCCGACCGACCCGCCCTGGCTGTACCGGCTCACCCAGGGCGTGCACGTCACTCTCGGGCTGGTCCTGATCCCGGTGCTGCTGGCCAAGCTGTGGTCGGTGGTGCCGAGGCTGTTCACGCTGCCGCCGGTCCGTTCGCTCGCCCACGCGCTGGAGCGGATCTCGCTGCTGCTGCTGGTCGGGGGCGCGCTGTTCGAGTTCGTCACCGGGGTGCTCAACATCCAGCTGGAGTACCTGTTTCCCGGCTCCTTCTACCCGCTGCACTTCTACGGTGCCTGGGTCTTCTTCGCCGCGTTCGTCGCGCACGCCGTGCTGAAGACGCCGATCGCGCTGCGCAACCTGCGGGCGATGCGCGAGGAGCGCGACGACCTGGTCTCCCCGCGTCCGGCCGCGCCCACCGTCTCGCGGCGCGGGGCCCTGTGGTTCGTCGGGGGCGGCTCGCTGCTGATGTTCGCCACCAACGCGGGGCGCAGCTTCGACGGGCCGCTGCGGGCCACCGCCGTGCTCTCCCCGCACGGCGGGCCCGAACCGGGCGGCGGTCCGAACGGGTTCCAGATCAACAAGACGGCCGCCCACGTGGGCATCGACCCGGCCGAGACGGGCGAGGACACCTGGCGGCTCGTCGTCACCGGGCGCTCGGGGACCGTCCGGCTCAGCCGGGCCGAACTGCTCGCCATGGAGCAGCACAGCGCGGCCCTGCCCATCGCCTGCGTCGAGGGCTGGTCGACGTCCGACCAGTGGTGGCGCGGCGTACGGCTGCGGGACCTCGCCGCCCGCGTGGGCCACGAGGACGACCCGCCGGACGTGTTCGTCGAGTCCCTCCAGCGGCGCGGCGCCTTCCGCAGCGGCGCCCTGCGCGCCAACCAGGTGGCCGACCCGCGCTCCCTGCTCGCCCTGTACGTCAACGGCGAGGAACTGAGCCCGGACCACGGCCACCCGGCCCGGATCATCGTGCCCGCCGCGCCCGGCGTGCTGAACACCAAGTGGGTGGCCCGGATGACGTTCGGAGACCTGGGATGA